One Dreissena polymorpha isolate Duluth1 chromosome 9, UMN_Dpol_1.0, whole genome shotgun sequence genomic window carries:
- the LOC127846748 gene encoding UDP-galactose translocator-like — protein MILNENKSKEILINESQSVIVKMDSSGLSGSLLKYVSLVLLTVQNAVFILSMRYVRTRAGDMFFTTTAVILQEAIKCLISMIIILVQERSVFGWLRHLHENIVLQPLDCVKVSLPSLVYMLQNNLIFIAVSNLDAAVFQVTYQLKILTTAVLSVIMLKKVLSRIQWGALVILFVGVSVVQLQPEDTHKVKVTVDQNPLVGLAAVITACVMSGFAGVYFEKILKGTQQSVWLRNVQLGGFGAFVGYITMELSDGQQVREKGFFHGYDEWVWFVILLQSGGGLIVAVVVKYADNILKGFATSASIIISCIGSIFFFGFSLSLEFCAGASLVIISTYLYSKYVPSNPKSPILPTAQKEIQS, from the exons GGTCATTGCTCAAGTATGTAAGCCTGGTGTTGCTGACTGTCCAGAATGCTGTGTTCATCCTATCCATGCGCTATGTGAGAACACGGGCTGGCGACATGTTCTTCACCACTACCGCTGTCATACTTCAAGAGGCCATCAAGTGTCTCATTAGCATGATCATCATACTGGTGCAG GAGCGGTCAGTGTTTGGCTGGTTGAGACATCTCCATGAAAACATCGTCCTGCAGCCCCTGGACTGTGTCAAGGTGTCCCTACCCTCCCTGGTGTACATGCTGCAGAACAACCTCATCTTCATTGCTGTCTCCAACCTCGATGCAGCAGTATTTCAG GTTACATACCAACTGAAGATCCTGACCACTGCTGTTCTCTCCGTGATCATGCTGAAGAAGGTGCTCAGCAGAATACAGTGGGGAGCCCTGGTCATCCTGTTTGTGGGTGTTTCTGTTGTCCAGCTCCAGCCAGAGGACacccacaaggtcaaggtcacagttgacCAGAACCCACTTGTGGGGCTGGCAGCAGTAATAACAGCTTGCGTCATGTCGGGTTTTGCCGGCGTGTACTTTGAGAAGATATTGAAAGGTACACAGCAGTCTGTATGGCTAAGGAATGTGCAACTTGGCGGCTTTGGAGCGTTTGTGGGCTATATCACCATGGAGCTAAGCGATGGTCAACAGGTTCGAGAAAAGGGATTCTTCCATGGTTATGATGAATGGGTGTGGTTTGTGATATTGCTGCAGTCTGGCGGGGGTCTGATAGTGGCAGTGGTTGTTAAATATGCTGATAACATCCTGAAAGGGTTTGCAACTTCTGCTTCCATCATTATATCTTGCATTGGGTCTATATTTTTCTTTGGCTTTAGTTTGTCTTTAGAATTCTGCGCTGGGGCATCATTAGTAATTATCTCCACCTACCTATATAGCAAGTATGTGCCCTCAAACCCAAAGTCACCCATCCTTCCCACAGCGCAGAAGGAAATTCAGAGCTAA